The window ctactgtaggatcagatggactgagcctctgagtccctgctcacagactgcggtacaaacactgagctgaacaagagcACAGACTGAACAGGAAGCCTTCAATCACAGCAGAACAAGGGGTACTGATAGCTGCAATCCACATCACCCCATTACCTCTGGAAGGATATTGACCATCCCATCAGCCTGAACAGGGagcctgtgattgattctcaaagtggaaactgctagatttgtcaccaccaggacTTATTGAAGAGATCTATtcatgcttccctctttgaaactgaaggtttacactgaattaaatgagaacacagtctgaacagggtcctcaccctcacagcagaagaagggcAACTGAATGTTGCAGCCATAGTCGATCCATTCACCAGTCTTACTCATCATCACACAGTTCTCATCCCCTCCCCCATTGTCTGGTTCCCAATAgttccagttgtgaaatgtgtagttatccccctggtgtgaccacttccagggctcattgaacaggcctatccagaagggcttgccctgcgctttcttcactagttcttcattttcactggcgttctttatactgacgaggtcggtgtggtgttctctacagtactgctgagcttcagtccaggttttcagttcttcaatcagggtgtatctctcagtgatgttgctggtctctgtgaACACAAACAGATCAAAATCAATGTGATCTGTGGCGGTGCGCTGGCTCTCCTGTTGTATAGTGATTGAACCCGAGTCACACCCGGCTCAGCTATCAAGGTCATGAAAAGCAGCATCTCTAGCAGTGCATGGGAGTCTCTTTAGTTtatgtctgaaaagtatttaatagcaaagtgggggatgggggagtctatttaatgatttaggaataatcattgttctttttcaaattgatcattcATTTTCCTCACAGTCGGTGCACAATCAATATGAAGCAAACAGGATCATTATgaacacatccccccccccccatgtgctttcatgtctTTCCTGTACTGGCTggtatttttctattttgaaatcagcctgttccaatgacagtttcaacattctaaagctctgaGGGCGTCGACTGCATGATAATGAGCACTCTACtaggaacctgattggctgaggcaGTGCAATGACTGTTTACTTCAGGTGGctgtggtatttattattattattcatggtgAATAATAATTTCCTATAATCATTGTTATTGTACAGTCTTATTGTACACGGTGGTGGTGTGAGACCCGTGTGTCATAAGATTGCCCGTGTATGAGAAGCGGGATGATGAAACTGCTAACCTcaatctttaaaaacaaactctaccaccagtgCATGAACACAACAACACTGTTTAAAGAGAAATACAAGTTACATTTGTCACGAGCAACAAGACTGGCTCATCACTGTGGAGGCTGTACCTCATGAAACATGGCATTTATGTAGCCTAGTGTTGGTtagggaagcacctgccaaccgagcaccTGCTGTGCTATCAGTCTGTCAGATCCTCTGCTCATGGTGACTGAAAATAActtgtaacagggagatgcagctttaaATATTGCAGAATACCTGTCAGACCTCATTTAcataacaaatgaatcagtcatgtgaggttcagcccactacacataatacagcaaaactacaaccctctttatcaccttttattctaatacaaatagttatttaactGCTAAACATATTTCTTCTACATGTCTAAAAAGGGCTACATATTTAAGACAAGGCTTTTGCTGTCTGGAATATTCTAAACAAAATAAGAACTTTGAAGAATACACATTTTCTTAAGTTTCTtatgaaggaaaaaaatataaGAAAATGTGTTATGAATGACACACCTTCTTAACATTTTTCTTAATAACAAACTTAGAAACATGCTGGATTTAAGAagatgtttcttcttttgaacGTTTCAAGATTATGGCCCCTGTGCAGTATCCAGGGGACCTGGCTTCATCCCCCAGTCCAGTCAGCTGTTtcattaacaaaggaattgaatctcaactcaccgttgtagcacatgaaatagtttccctgactgcagagtgaatcctcccactctccctctgaattgactgaagcacagaagaggtatggttcccagttggagtagatgacatcacctcctctggaccactgccagttctctttgtcatgatacagcccgatccagtaATACCAGTTACTATTTGAAGGTATAAGACCTATAAGCTTATTAACCCTGGCCTGGTCTTGAATGGTGGGCAGGTCTCTgccttggtttctgcagtagctctgagcttcctgCCATGTCTTCCCAGATCCTTCATAGAAACATTGACCAGAGGAgccgcctggggagaggggacagcacaaAAAAGATGAGTGAAAACGTGTTCTTCAGAGAAAAGAATTccactggaaatggaaccaacagtcacagattactggtcttgtaagaatgtaggtgtaacagggcgaggagccctgtacaattatttgttatttatttttagaaccagGTCTCCCCCCTCCGTCCCTGTgcagtttgttgttttgtttgtgtttgttttatgatttattgtatttatatatgacggcgaagcatcatgtgttttgttattgtttttatttaaaacgtcttctggcagaggcaaggttagtagctcatcctctgccaggagtaattaataaactcatgcagattgtggccgagaggtaatagaataattactagctcgttaaacccctcggccacggtatataaacctgcagctctctgcactccaggtGGGTGTtccagaggaggaacgagagtgagtGAGGAGAAATTTGAAACGAAAAgaataggaacagtgacagcaatctgcccagcctgacctattggttttgtgtttgtgtttttgtttaaatatttattttgctctgtgagcagtgttttgtgtttaaatattttattttatttttgttgtttaaaataaacggcgctgcagtgccttttgaactgcagtactgcatcTTGGTCTTCTTCCTGCATCTGGgctgacgtcaccacacgccattcctgtcacagtagGACACTAGTAGAACTGTATGGTGATAATAAATATACTAACAGCATGCTTGTGGTTTGTACTGTAACACGAGTATCATTCTGGCATGAGTGACGAAGGTCATGGAAACACCAGGTAGACAAAGATATCGTTGTGAGGAAAACTCAGTTCACTGTCAATCAATGTTAATGTTGTTTTAGAATGTGTAAAGGTACATGTCTTGTTATTATAggatattgcacagcacagcacaatacctTAAAGCCTAAAGAAATATAACTGGggttttgtttacacttttaaccccatttagaccctctgtgattgattctcaaagtggaaagtggtagatttgtcaccaccaggacctactgaagagatctaatcatgcttccctctttcAATATGAaggtttacactgaattaaatggaacacagtctgaacagggtcctcaccctcacagcagaagaaggagtTCTGATTgttgcagccagtgtcagtcCATTCACCACTCTTACTCATCGACACACAGTTCTCATCTCCTCCCCAATTGTCTGGTTCCCCATAGTTCCAggtgtgaaatgtgtagttatccccctggtgtgaccacttccagggctcattgaacaggcctatccagaagggcttgccctgtgctttcttcactatttcttcattttcactggcgttctttatactgacgaggtcggtgtgttGTTccctacagtactgctgagcttcagtccaggttttcagttcttcaatcagggtgtatctctcagtgatgttgctggtctctgtaaacacaaacaaacagcagctgagaggctgggagctgTGGAGGGGAGCTGGCTCTGAatccaaaacaaactgtgtgttttCATCAATCCTACAATTTATCACAAACGGCATCCTGTCTACAGTCAAGTAcatctgtgtgttatttaaaaataaggggCAAAATTCAGACCAGAAGTATATTTttgagttgttattattatttatttcttagcagacgcccttatccagggcaacttacaattgttacaagatatcacattatttttacatacaattccccatttatacagttgggtttttactggagcaatctaagtaaagtaccttgctcaagggcacagcagcagtgtccccccacctgggattgaacccacgaccctccagtcaagagtccagagccctaaccactactccacactcctgccaGTTGGTTAATTTACTCCTGCTTCGGTGTTGTCAGTTGGGTATTGTAGATCACATTGCAGACAGATTGGTATTCTCAGTAACGAGTTTAAGTCTGCAAATGTGTAGACACTGGCTATCACTAATTAATcaatgtaatttactcagtatgcagacgcagagacacgggttatcaccgtgtgtaatttactcagtatgcaaacacagagacacgggttatcaccgTGTGTAATCTACTCAACGTTTGCCCGACACAGGAGACAGTGATTGGCACCTCCACTTCAAACAGTGTCTCAGCTCTGATATGACTAACCAATCGGAAACGCTCTCTGGCCTCCCTTTGTTCTGAAGATTCAAGTCAAAGTTGTCCCTTCAGAATGGCTGCAAAGCTGTGGAGTTGGTGTACCACGTCTCTGGTTCCCTCAAGACATCCTGCTTTACCTGAAACTGAACTATACCAACGGGAAGTACACGCAAGTATCAAGCTAATACTTATCAGGGTATGAgatatatatagtaaaaaaatatatgtgtgtatatatgtgcgtgtgtgtgtgtatatatatatatatatatatatatatatatatatatatatatagttcgcaggatatcagcacccctgtcatagacgtgaggaggacttgcatggacacagttagtgatgaacctaatgatccttgtgaacccggtcagacaaaccagcataagagagaaaagaacctcaacgggcacaagcctggagttaaatggccaagagcttatgagaaaactgcatgggacacagtaaacactgaTCTGTGCTTTGTGTTgaaaagattaagtggaacagttgaaaagaagctggataaatttggggacatcatctacgcatatggaagcgagaggtttggagttgaaaaaaggaaggaaaaagtacacattcttcctggaaagtctagacggcagcaagtgattgaacgcttagttagagaaaggagacagctgaggaagcaatggagaagagcagaacaaagtcagaaggagggactcaatctcttacaaagggtcataaaagataagcttgcaacattgtgcagagctgagcgcctacggaaacgctacaaaaaggagcgtgcaagaactaacttttataaagacccattgtGGCAGGCtagctcgcagtggtgaggtgtggtaacgtcacggaccaggaaatgactgaatcaaaacaatggatgggcgggtgaagctaaatgcaacggcactcagcgtggatttattaaataaacaaaccaaaaacaaaagatttaaacaaacaacaaaacagaaacaaaagggcacgagggccaaacgaataaacagacaaacaagtaagtgtcgtgctggctaatccagcacgtcttagcaattgttattttctgtcttctctctatctccccgtacctcctctctgtacaccccaacCAACCCCGCAGCAaggacagctgccggttcttatactctggccgaggggttaactagctgttaattatcttattacccctctgccacagtctgcacgcgtttggtaaggatgcatgactgtcagctagttaaatcagtagctgatcagtcacgcatcctcatggggttttaaattataaatataaaaacaataacaaaagccgAGGCGCTTTTATCcacaccgcaaacaaaaatacaaataataatacataggggtgggacactccgccacacccattcaattttttaaataagttattcaccagtgagaagaatggcacactaaaagcatctaagtttgagctggagagatatttgtaGGAAActcatacagattcaaaaaggcaggatcctatgtcaattccttcagacatcccacctatcaatccaccagaataccaaatggaggactgtgcacctaagtggaaagaagtagagcaagctgtgaaaaaagcaagggcctggtagagttaacagtgccatgggaggaagctgtagatgaggcgtatgagaggaagaaactgcggtattttcaactagccactgaagcggaacagcaaggatggagagtctgggtttacccagtggaggtgggttgtcgaggatttgtggcacactctacaacccggtttctcagagacgtcggattcagtggccaagagttgtgtcgcacagtgaagaacttatctgaagcagcagagaggagcagcaactagctgtggttgagacggaaagattctggctggggatctcaagcacaatagaaagaacgAAACGTTGATGTAGGGGACAGGGGGGTGCTGCTGTCTGGGATGTAGAAATCCAAAAGGACATGGTCCAGAAGGCTCTATGTATTATTGATTTTTCAACCTGAACTGAGAACTAATGGTTTACACCAAGTCCACAAGTTAGTGTCAACTATCAGCAAGTTTGAGCATCACCATTGAGGGACACATCAGTCATATGCAGGATATTATGAATGACTGGGGACTGACAAGTGATCTACATGAGGCCAGactgctctctctcacacttGTAGACACAGTACAGGAGTGGACCAGGAAACATTTTGAGAAACTGTGTGCTGCCTTAACAGGGAAATGCTCCAAGTACAGCAATCcatgcacagccctgcacacagcctgtctcagataatgcaagaaggatgaggacccggtgatccctgcacagccctgcacacagcctgtctcagacaatgtaagaaggatgaggacccgagAGACTTCTACAAGGAGCTGAAACTCCTTTACTATGCAGGTGAAGCACATCCAGGGACAATGTAGACAAGAGCGTCAAGCTGCTGTTCATACGTAACCTGTCTGCAGAGGTCAGAGCTGCCATGAGCGCAGTGGAAATGCAGACAACTCAATGCCCACCATCCTGGAAGCTAAAGGAGAGTATGGTGAAATATACAGATACCCGGCCCAATACCAGCAGCACTCGGGTACTAGGAGATGAAGCAGAGCCTGACTTTCCTGCATCTGAAAGAAATGAACTGCCACAGAACTCCCAGAGAAGATTTCAGCCttcacacagcaaaccccagcccagaggggaaggTAAACCTGACAGCCCTACACCTCACCAGAGGGGGGGAACAGTGTTATAGCTCCATCCATCTATCACTAATGAAATGTAGGTATCTTTGGAACTGCCTCTGAAACACACCAAACACATCTAATAAGCGTATGTTTTTGTATCCTTTCAAGGGCAAACTTGGATTCAGGGTTTTGACTGAAAATATTTGCAAGCTGAAATAGTTTTTGAGATATTAGCAGCTGTAGGAGTGGGTGGATTTGCAAagtcatacaagctcccctcacaaggatgcttaataattataacaactaaaatgaatgaataatcaATTGCAATATAGCAATAATTATGTCTTTACCTTTGTAGCACATGAAGGCTTTCTGAAGGTGGCAGGGTAAATCAGTCCACTTTCcgtctgaattgactgaagcacagaagacatctgccctccagttggagtagatgacatcatcgctgttagaccactgccagttctgtgtgtcatcacgatacagcccgatccaggaaTCCCCGAGAGAAGCTCCTGtaatatttaagagctgctctgcttcttcctggctgcgcacagtggccaggtctgtgtgcttctctctacagtagctctgagctccAGACCAGCTCTTCTCAGTTTCCACAAACACGTGTTTTCTGATCTGGTTGTACGCAGGCACACAAAACCCTGATAAAGAATAAACAGCATTATTAACATGCTGATAGCTAGTGGAGTGAAAGATTAATAGACAGAGACAGGCTAGCATCCTATACCAGCTCATTCTCAGAAATGTTCTGTCCCTGCCGAGGaactgaagacatttaaaaaaaaaaaaatagatttttatttgcatttaaataaattttagaaacatattttcatatattttaacatcaatggagatttattcatttttaaatatattgcaatatgttCCATCAAATACATgaagatattttgaaatctattcTGATTGATGTAAGGTATTACCCTGTGTGGCGCTGTAACTTCCCAGATGGTATTTGCAGgcacagacacagaaagctgcatggTTAAATGCACTAATGagccttttaattaaacaaatgaacaacacaaaatgatacaaaaactaACAACACCAcactggtcaaaataaaaggcacaagggctgATAGCGGTGCGAGGTATTCCGGCAGCgtaatgatgctagtggcaacgctaacagctgtgcggggcgctgcggcagaggaaatgatgctagtggcaatgctaacagctgtgtggggcattgcggcagatgaaatgatgctagtggcaatgctaacagctgtgcggggcgctgcggcagaggaaatgatgctagtggcaatgctaacagctgtgcgggacgctgcggcagaggaaatgaagctagtggcaacgctaacagctgtgcggggcgctgcagcAGAGGAAATTATGCTAGTGGCAACACTAACAGCTGTGCGGGAcgctgcagcagaggaaatgatgctagtggcaatgctaacagctgtgcgggacgctgcggcagaggaaatgaagctagtggcaacgctaacagctgtgcggggcgctgcagcAGAGGAAATTATGCTAGTGGCAACACTAACAGCTGTGCGGgacgctgcggcagaggaaatgaagctagtggcaacgctaacagctgtgcggggcgctgcagcagaggaaatgaagctagtggcaacgctaacagctgtgcggggcgctgcggcagaggaaatgatgcggggcgctgcggcagatgaaatgatgctagtggcaacgctaacagcggtgcggggcgctgcggcagaggaaatgatgctagtggcaatgctaacagctgtgcggggcgctgcggcagaggaaatgatgctagtggcaacgctaacagctgtgcggggcgctgcagcAGAGGAAATTATGCTAGTGGCAACACTAACAGCTGTGCGGGAcgctgcagcagaggaaatgatgctagtggcaatgctaacagctgtgcggggcgctgcggcagaggaaatgatgctagtggcaacgctaacagctgtgcggggcgctgcagcAGAGGAAATTATGCTAGTGGCAACACTAACAGCTGTGCGGGAcgctgcagcagaggaaatgatgctagtggcaatgctaacagctgtgcggggcgctgcggcagaggaaatgatgctagtggcaatgctaacagctgtgcggggcgctgcggcagaggaaatgatgctagtggcaacgctaacagctgtgcggggcactgcggcagaggaaatgatgctagtggcaatgctaacagctgtgcgggctgtgacagagtggttgcagtgatgACGTCACGGTCCAAGAAACAGCAACACATAAACAAATAAGGGCGGTAGTGAAACTGCAGTGCTAtagcgctcagcgttttattaaataataaaagattta of the Acipenser ruthenus chromosome 43, fAciRut3.2 maternal haplotype, whole genome shotgun sequence genome contains:
- the LOC131709452 gene encoding macrophage mannose receptor 1-like translates to MLACLCLLIFHSTSYQHVNNAVYSLSGFCVPAYNQIRKHVFVETEKSWSGAQSYCREKHTDLATVRSQEEAEQLLNITGASLGDSWIGLYRDDTQNWQWSNSDDVIYSNWRADVFCASVNSDGKWTDLPCHLQKAFMCYKETSNITERYTLIEELKTWTEAQQYCREQHTDLVSIKNASENEEIVKKAQGKPFWIGLPDAGRRPRCSGSSGQCFYEGSGKTWQEAQSYCRNQGRDLPTIQDQARVNKLIGLIPSNSNWYYWIGLYHDKENWQWSRGGDVIYSNWEPYLFCASVNSEGEWEDSLCSQGNYFMCYNETSNITERYTLIEELKTWTEAQQYCREHHTDLVSIKNASENEELVKKAQGKPFWIGLFNEPWKWSHQGDNYTFHNWNYWEPDNGGGDENCVMMSKTGEWIDYGCNIQLPFFCCEEGESTSPSSTPVSQELAGAAVNPVEQGG